A single window of Streptomyces aquilus DNA harbors:
- the lpdA gene encoding dihydrolipoyl dehydrogenase, giving the protein MVEQDERFDVVVLGAGPGGYVAAVRAAQLGKRVAVVEEKYWGGVCLNVGCIPTKALLRNAELAHLFTHEAKTFGIKVDGQVSFDYGEAYRRSRKVADGRVKGVHYLMKKNKITEVNGRGTFVDPHTLQVTDYDGNTRTIGFDHCIIATGATPKLLPGTKRSARVVTFEEQILAEDLPQSIVIAGAGAIGIEFAYVLHNYGVKVTIVEFLDRMAPLEDAEVSAELARQYRKLGIDVLTSTRVDAIDESGPQVRVTVTAKDGSQKVLEADKVLQAIGFAPNVTGYGLENTGVKVTDRGAIDVDGRCRTSVPHLYAIGDVTAKLMLAHTAEAMGIIAAETIADAETMELDYAMIPRATFCQPQVASFGYTEAQARELGYDVKVAKFPFTANGKSHGLGDTTGFVKLISDAKYGELIGGHLIGPDVTELLPELTLAQQWDLTVHEVARNVHAHPTLSEAVKEAVHGLAGHMINM; this is encoded by the coding sequence ATGGTCGAGCAGGACGAGCGATTCGATGTTGTCGTACTCGGCGCCGGGCCCGGCGGCTACGTCGCCGCCGTCCGCGCCGCCCAGCTGGGCAAGCGCGTCGCGGTCGTCGAGGAGAAGTACTGGGGCGGCGTCTGCCTGAACGTCGGCTGCATCCCCACCAAGGCCCTGCTGCGCAACGCCGAGCTGGCGCACCTGTTCACCCACGAGGCGAAGACCTTCGGCATCAAGGTGGACGGCCAGGTCTCCTTCGACTACGGCGAGGCCTACCGCCGCAGCCGCAAGGTCGCCGACGGCCGGGTCAAGGGCGTCCACTACCTGATGAAGAAGAACAAGATCACCGAGGTGAACGGCCGCGGCACCTTCGTCGACCCGCACACCCTCCAGGTCACCGACTACGACGGCAACACCCGCACCATCGGCTTCGACCACTGCATCATCGCCACCGGCGCCACCCCCAAGCTGCTGCCCGGCACCAAGCGCAGCGCACGCGTGGTGACCTTCGAGGAGCAGATCCTCGCCGAGGACCTCCCGCAGTCGATCGTCATCGCGGGCGCCGGCGCCATCGGCATCGAGTTCGCCTACGTCCTGCACAACTACGGCGTGAAGGTCACCATCGTCGAGTTCCTCGACCGCATGGCGCCCCTGGAGGACGCGGAGGTCTCCGCCGAACTCGCCCGGCAGTACCGCAAGCTGGGCATCGACGTCCTCACCTCCACCCGTGTCGACGCCATCGACGAGTCCGGCCCCCAGGTCCGCGTCACCGTCACCGCCAAGGACGGCTCGCAGAAGGTCCTGGAGGCCGACAAGGTCCTCCAGGCCATCGGCTTCGCGCCGAACGTCACCGGGTACGGCCTGGAGAACACCGGTGTGAAGGTCACCGACCGCGGCGCCATCGACGTCGACGGCCGCTGCCGCACCTCCGTGCCGCACCTGTACGCCATCGGCGACGTGACCGCCAAGCTGATGCTCGCGCACACCGCCGAGGCCATGGGCATCATCGCCGCCGAGACGATCGCGGACGCCGAGACCATGGAGCTCGACTACGCGATGATCCCGCGGGCCACCTTCTGCCAGCCCCAGGTCGCGAGCTTCGGCTACACCGAGGCGCAGGCCCGCGAGCTGGGCTACGACGTGAAGGTCGCCAAGTTCCCGTTCACCGCGAACGGCAAGTCGCACGGCCTCGGTGACACCACCGGGTTCGTGAAGCTGATCAGCGACGCCAAGTACGGCGAGCTCATCGGCGGCCACCTCATCGGGCCGGACGTCACCGAGCTGCTGCCGGAGCTGACGCTGGCGCAGCAGTGGGATCTGACCGTGCACGAGGTCGCCCGCAACGTGCACGCCCACCCGACGCTCAGCGAGGCCGTCAAGGAGGCCGTGCACGGCCTGGCCGGCCACATGATCAACATGTGA